The DNA region AAAGATCAAGGTAAATATATGTTTGATACAACTGTAATCGGTGAAAAAAGAGATCAAGTTGAATTATTGGTGCTAGAAATACCAAAACCTGAGCAAATTAAACAGGCACAACGAAGAAATTTTTTAAGAGTACCTACAAGTATTGAAACTTCATTCCAGCTTCAAGATGATCCTTTGAAAGAATGGTTTTTAGTGAAAACACTTGATTTAAGTGGTGGAGGAATGCAAATCATTGTTCCAGCACCAAATAAATTATATCAGGGGATGAAGATCAATGGTTGGTTAGCAATACCATATATTATCGAGGATAAGATTGAACATGTTCAATATGAAGCGGAAATTGTAAGGATTATGACACCGGCTGAAAATGAGAAGGTAAGATGGGTCTCTATAAAATTTACTTCAATTACTGAGACTTCAAGAGCAAAAGTGATTCGTTATTGCTATCAAAGACAAGTACAATTGAGAAAAAAAGGAATAATATAAATCAATGAATGTTCCCAAAATAAAGTGGAAAAGATAGGTAATGGGTGATATGATGGGAACAAAAAATCGTTACCAACCTTTTGATGAAAGATTTCTGCGATTTTCTGAAAAAGTAGAGTCGCTATTAAAAAAAATATTACTCTTTTTTTTCGTAATGCTTTTATTGGTACAACTATTACTTTCATTCGATTTCTTTCGAAAGACATTTGTTCCGATTGAGAAAATGGAAGGTTCTATCCGTATAAAAATTGATTTTCCATCTCAATTATAGTAATATATATATATCTATTTAAATAAATTTTCAGTCACCAGTAGCAGGCAAAAGTCCTGCTTTTTGTATGTCTTTATATGGAGGAACTTTAGATGAAGATTGCTATTGATGGACCAGCAGGAGCTGGAAAAAGTACTGTCGCAAAGAAAGTGGCACATGAATTGGGATATGTTTATATCGATACAGGTGCCATGTATCGTGCTTTAACTTATAAGGCAATTCAAGATCAAGTGGATTTACATAATGGGGAGGCCTTAGCTGCATTGCTTGCCAAATATCCAGTGGAACTTCTTGTGGAAAATAATCAACAAAAAGTAAAGATTAATCACCAAGATGTAACAGAATACATAAGAACACCAGAAATTTCTAAGTATGTATCGACCGTAGCTGCACAGGAACAAGTTAGAAAAACAATGTTAATGATTCAACGTTCCTTAGCGGCGAAAGGAAATGTAATTATGGATGGCCGTGATATCGGCACAAATGTCTTACCTGATGCTGATTTAAAAATATTTCTTACTGCTACCATTGAAGAAAGAGCGAAAAGGCGTTACCAAGAATTACTAACTAAAGGATATAAAGGATCTTTTGAAGAGATTAAGCAGGAAATAGCATCGCGAGATAAACAAGATCAAGAAAGGAAATATGCTCCATTAAAACAAGCAGGTGATGCCATTTTGATTGATACTTCAAAATTAACAATTGACCAAGTGGTAAACCATATCCTTCAATTAGTAAAAGAATATCAAGAGGGTGATAAAAATGAACTTATATAGAACCCTCAGACGTATTGTTCGAATCTATTTTCAATTATTTTTTCGCTTTCGAGTCAAAGGAGAGGAAAATATACCCTCCTCTGGTCCTGTAATCCTCATCGCAAACCATATAAGTAACTACGATCCGCCAGTTCTTGCCTGTGCGATTCAACGTCA from Tepidibacillus fermentans includes:
- a CDS encoding flagellar brake protein, giving the protein MLLQINQVVFLSINHKQEFSLKTRIAEINNQYISIEIPINEKTGKIEKIPIGRRISLFYIAKDQGKYMFDTTVIGEKRDQVELLVLEIPKPEQIKQAQRRNFLRVPTSIETSFQLQDDPLKEWFLVKTLDLSGGGMQIIVPAPNKLYQGMKINGWLAIPYIIEDKIEHVQYEAEIVRIMTPAENEKVRWVSIKFTSITETSRAKVIRYCYQRQVQLRKKGII
- the cmk gene encoding (d)CMP kinase, whose amino-acid sequence is MKIAIDGPAGAGKSTVAKKVAHELGYVYIDTGAMYRALTYKAIQDQVDLHNGEALAALLAKYPVELLVENNQQKVKINHQDVTEYIRTPEISKYVSTVAAQEQVRKTMLMIQRSLAAKGNVIMDGRDIGTNVLPDADLKIFLTATIEERAKRRYQELLTKGYKGSFEEIKQEIASRDKQDQERKYAPLKQAGDAILIDTSKLTIDQVVNHILQLVKEYQEGDKNELI